DNA sequence from the Agromyces aureus genome:
GTTGATCGAGCGCAGCGCATCGTCGTACGCCTCGTCCCAGCGGGTCCACTGCCCGTCGAACTCGTCGAGCTGTTCGTCGAGGTGACGGCGTGCAGTGGTCACGTCTCCGGCCGCATCGGCTGCGTTGAGTTCGAGTCTTCGCTTGCGCGACTCCGCGGCGTCGTCGACCGGCACACCATCGGGCAACGCGTCGACGTTGTGCTGCGCGGAGGCGGCTGCGGCTGACTTCTGGTCGAGCGTGGCCTTCGCCTGCTCCGCTTCGGCAACGATGCCCCGCATCGCGGACTGGATCGACTCCAGCCGGCTTCCGTACTGCTTCATCGCCGTACCGGTGGGTGCATACCGGTCGCCGGCCTTCGACAGCTCCTCGTGCGCCTCGCCGACCTCGTCCTTGATCTTCTCGATCGAACGGCCGCGCTCCTCGCTCGCGCCACTGCCGATGGCACTGAGGATCGTCGCCGCCGATCGCATCTGGCGGCCGAGATCCTCGATCTCAGCGCCCCTCTGCTGGATGCCCTGTGCGTCGCCCTCGATGACGTGGACGTCGTGGCCGTGCTTGGTCTGCATGTTCTGCGCCTACCTGGTCGGCAGCGAGGCGTCGCTCGCGCTGAGTTTGAGGCTCTTCGCAGCCTCGAGGTCGAAGTCCTGCCAACCGGTGCAGGTCGACTCCACCGCGGCCTGGATGCCCTGCAGCTTCGCAACGAGCGCGTTGCGCCGGTCGTCCCAGCCGCCTTCGAATTCGTGAGTGCGGTCGCGCAGTCCACTGCGTCCGTCGGGGCGCCCGATCATGTCCTGCAGTCGATCGGTGCGTCGCCCTGCCTCATCGAACTCGACCAGGATCTGCTTGAGCGATCCGTTGAGCCGGTTGAGGTGCTCGACCTTCACGTAGACGTCAGCCAACGCTGTTCCTCTCGAGAATTGGGGCCCGACCGCTCGGAGGGCCGGGAGCGCTCATGAGCGCACCGAGGGGAGGACCCGGGGTCCTCCCCTGTCGCGCGTCGCCCGCGGGCGACGCCGCATGATCAGTTGCCGGCGAGTGCCTGGTCGGTGTCCTTGATCGCCTGCATCATCTTGCGGAGCGAGTCGCCCATGTCGCTGATGCCCTCGATCGCCTTCTCGAGGCCGGTGGTGAGCTCGGTGTAGCCCTCGCCGAACTTGCCCGACGCGTGCTGGGTCTTGAAGTCGTC
Encoded proteins:
- a CDS encoding WXG100 family type VII secretion target, translated to MADFKASYGEMESMAGKLDSGREDIGDVLRRLKDDVDRLLGDDFKTQHASGKFGEGYTELTTGLEKAIEGISDMGDSLRKMMQAIKDTDQALAGN